A DNA window from Ficedula albicollis isolate OC2 chromosome 1, FicAlb1.5, whole genome shotgun sequence contains the following coding sequences:
- the LOC101818422 gene encoding cell cycle control protein 50C-like, protein MENKTSFLPREGEAQPSRCPDNSAFKQQRLPAWKPQLTIASVLSCFFLTGAFCLTVGVCLVLSANSVREIQIDYSDKCSDCSKLRENSSNWNKECHCSVNFTLKEDILGDVFMYYGLENFYQNHRRYVMSRSDAQLLGRNVNIQRSKCAPFSTYRNGTPMAPCGAIANSMFNDTIDLFYNRNSSVIQVPLLKTGNSWWTDKNVKFRNPESYNLSSAFAGTARPPYWQKPVYLLDEEDERNNGYVNDDFIVWMRVSAFATFRNLYRRVRRVRHFTQGLPAGNYTFRIAYNFPVTRFKGRKHVILSTVVWSGGRNPFLGIAYLVSGTAATLTGFVITGIHLKLRKKKTYFQKQ, encoded by the exons atggaaaacaagacAAGTTTTCTTCCTAGAGAAGGAGAAGCCCAGCCTTCCAGGTGTCCAGATAACAGTGCATTcaagcagcagaggctgccagcTTGGAAGCCCCAGCTCACCATTGCAtctgtgctctcctgcttcTTTCTGACAGGGGCATTCTGCCTCACTGTGGGAGTCTGCCTTGTCCTGTCTGCAAACAGCGTCAGAGAAATACAG ATAGATTATTCAGATAAATGCTCAGATTGTTCAAAGCTCCGTGAAAATTCCTCTAACTGGAATAAGGAATGCCACTGCTCTGTTAATTTCACACTAAAAGAAGATATATTG GGTGATGTTTTTATGTACTATGGTCTGGAAAACTTCTATCAAAACCACCGTCGATACGTGATGTCAAGAAGTGACGCCCAACTGTTGGGCCGAAATGTCAAt ATCCAGAGGAGCAAATGCGCGCCCTTCAGCACCTACAGGAACGGGACCCCGATGGCGCCGTGCGGGGCCATTGCCAACAGCATGTTCAATG ATACCATTGATCTTTTTTACAATCGTAACTCATCTGTGATTCAAGTGCCGCTGCTGAAGACTGGAAACAGTTGGTGGAcagataaaaatgtgaaatttcgCAATCCTGAGTCATACAAtctctcttctgcctttgcAG ggacagccagacCCCCTTACTGGCAGAAGCCAGTGTATCTGTTAGACGAGGAAGATGAGAGGAACAATGGCTATGTGAACGATGACTTCATTGTCTGGATGCGGGTGTCGGCCTTCGCCACCTTCAGGAATCTCTACCGGCGCGTCAGGCGGGTCCGGCACTTCACGCAGGGGCTGCCGGCAGGGAATTACACCTTCCGGATTGCCTACA ATTTCCCTGTTACCAGATTCAAGGGGAGGAAGCATGTGATTCTTTCAACCGTGGTGTGGAGCGGCGGAAGGAACCCATTCCTGGGAATTGCCTACCTGGTTTCTGGCACAGCAGCTACCCTGACAGGTTTTGTCATAACTGGCATCCACTTAAagctcaggaaaaagaaaacatactttCAGAAGCAGTAA